The following are encoded in a window of Limibacter armeniacum genomic DNA:
- a CDS encoding DUF4291 domain-containing protein yields MKEKEIRAVFDEDTITVYQAYRAAIGVAAVENQQFVPPFKLTRMTWIKPSFLWMMYRSGWGQKEGQEHVLAIKIKREGWEWALRHSCLSHYVEGVHSSHGDWKTKLSASPVRIQWDPEKDIFLEKLPYKSIQVGLSGIAIEKYVNEWVVSIEDISEKCRHIHSLVKNRELEKAKALMPKEEIYPIPESIVPIIHASMADQSV; encoded by the coding sequence ATGAAAGAAAAAGAAATCAGGGCTGTGTTTGATGAGGATACGATAACGGTCTATCAGGCATACAGGGCTGCCATTGGGGTAGCTGCTGTAGAAAACCAACAGTTTGTGCCACCCTTTAAGCTAACAAGGATGACTTGGATAAAGCCATCATTCCTGTGGATGATGTACCGCAGTGGTTGGGGACAGAAAGAAGGGCAGGAACATGTGCTGGCTATCAAGATCAAGAGAGAAGGTTGGGAGTGGGCACTCCGTCATTCATGCCTGTCGCATTATGTAGAAGGTGTCCATTCATCGCATGGTGATTGGAAAACTAAGCTGAGTGCATCACCTGTGCGTATCCAGTGGGATCCTGAGAAAGACATCTTCTTGGAGAAGCTGCCTTACAAATCCATACAGGTAGGACTGTCAGGCATTGCAATAGAGAAGTATGTCAACGAATGGGTGGTTTCCATTGAGGACATCTCTGAAAAATGCAGGCATATCCATTCGCTGGTTAAGAATAGGGAGCTTGAAAAGGCTAAGGCACTGATGCCGAAGGAGGAAATCTATCCTATCCCTGAATCCATTGTACCTATTATCCATGCTTCTATGGCAGACCAGTCTGTCTGA